A genomic region of Thermodesulfovibrionales bacterium contains the following coding sequences:
- a CDS encoding electron transfer flavoprotein subunit beta/FixA family protein, whose protein sequence is IVCIKQVPDTAEVRINPETNTLIRDGVPSITNPYDTHAIEAALQIKEKVGGKVIVLTMGPPQAESALRDAVSMGADDAVLLTDRAFAGADTWATSYTLSKAVEKLEADIILCGKQAIDGDTAQVGPEMAVFLNIPHISYVRKVEEVQEGTIRVQRLMDEGYDIVESSLPVLLTVVKEINEPRLPSLKGKMAAKKIEIKRWSSSDIGAEADKVGLKASPTQVRNIFAPEVKKERKIFEGSLEVQVDALIREIGRLKCV, encoded by the coding sequence ATCGTCTGCATCAAGCAGGTTCCCGATACCGCTGAGGTGAGGATTAACCCTGAGACCAATACCCTCATACGGGACGGCGTCCCGAGCATTACGAACCCTTATGACACGCACGCGATAGAAGCGGCACTCCAGATCAAGGAAAAGGTCGGCGGTAAGGTCATCGTCCTCACCATGGGCCCTCCGCAGGCCGAAAGTGCCCTGCGCGATGCCGTATCCATGGGGGCTGATGACGCGGTGCTCCTCACCGACAGGGCCTTTGCAGGTGCCGACACATGGGCAACGTCCTACACCCTCTCGAAGGCCGTAGAAAAACTCGAAGCTGATATCATCCTCTGCGGCAAACAGGCGATAGACGGCGACACGGCGCAGGTCGGTCCCGAAATGGCGGTGTTTCTCAACATCCCTCACATTTCTTACGTACGAAAGGTGGAGGAAGTGCAGGAAGGCACGATTCGGGTTCAGAGGCTGATGGACGAGGGATACGATATTGTCGAGTCCTCCCTGCCGGTCCTTCTTACGGTCGTGAAAGAGATCAATGAGCCGAGGCTGCCGTCGCTGAAGGGAAAGATGGCTGCCAAGAAGATCGAGATAAAGCGATGGTCCTCATCAGACATCGGCGCTGAAGCCGATAAGGTGGGTCTGAAGGCATCGCCGACTCAAGTGAGAAACATCTTCGCTCCCGAGGTGAAAAAAGAGAGGAAGATCTTCGAGGGGTCTCTCGAAGTTCAGGTTGACGCCCTAATTCGCGAAATAGGAAGACTGAAATGCGTATAG